In a single window of the Syntrophales bacterium genome:
- a CDS encoding DNA methyltransferase — protein MKTLHKAIIGDSRKMKEVPDESVHLIITSPPYWQLKDYGNGKQIGFNDTYEEYINNLNLVWNECHRVLHKGCRLCINIGDQFARSVYYGRYKVIPIRTEIIKFCESTGFDYMGAIIWQKVTTCHTTGGATVMGSFPYPRSGIIKLDYEFILVLKKYGSPPKVSSEIKEQSKLTQEEWNQYFTGHWNFPGEKQDKHLAMFPEELPRRLIKMFSFVGDTVLDPFLGSGTTSLAAKNLNRNSIGYEINEHFLAVINEKLGLKQGTFFQDATFEIIKQDGAKTDFKEEIEKLPYIFEDPIRFDKKVDPRKLRFGSKIDNSHPQGETYYSVKEIISPEMLILNNGLKIRLLGVKKRPEKNEEAVQFLREKTRGQKVFLKFDAIKYDDENNLLCYLYSWNKTFLNAHLIKNGLADVDITFDYKYKSKFLEYKRRMKT, from the coding sequence ATGAAAACACTACATAAAGCAATAATTGGCGATTCAAGGAAAATGAAAGAGGTTCCTGACGAATCCGTCCACCTTATTATTACTTCTCCTCCCTATTGGCAATTGAAAGATTATGGAAATGGGAAACAGATAGGGTTCAATGACACTTATGAAGAGTATATTAACAACCTTAATTTGGTCTGGAATGAATGCCATAGGGTTTTACATAAGGGTTGTCGTTTGTGTATTAATATCGGCGACCAGTTTGCTCGTTCTGTCTATTATGGACGGTATAAAGTTATTCCCATAAGAACAGAGATAATCAAATTTTGTGAAAGCACCGGTTTTGACTACATGGGTGCCATCATCTGGCAGAAAGTTACCACTTGCCATACCACTGGTGGAGCTACAGTAATGGGATCTTTCCCATACCCCCGAAGTGGAATTATTAAACTGGACTATGAATTTATTTTGGTTTTAAAAAAATATGGGAGTCCTCCAAAGGTCAGCAGTGAAATTAAAGAACAATCAAAATTAACACAAGAAGAATGGAATCAATACTTTACAGGACACTGGAATTTTCCAGGTGAAAAACAGGATAAACATTTAGCGATGTTTCCTGAAGAACTACCGAGACGCCTAATCAAGATGTTCAGTTTTGTTGGTGATACTGTCCTTGATCCATTTCTTGGAAGCGGCACAACCTCTTTGGCTGCCAAGAATCTGAATAGAAACTCCATTGGATACGAAATAAATGAGCATTTTCTTGCAGTCATAAATGAAAAACTTGGACTGAAACAAGGCACCTTTTTTCAAGATGCAACTTTTGAAATAATCAAACAGGATGGCGCGAAAACAGACTTCAAAGAGGAAATTGAGAAATTGCCTTACATTTTTGAAGACCCGATAAGATTTGACAAAAAGGTTGACCCCAGAAAATTGAGATTTGGGTCAAAAATAGATAATTCTCATCCACAAGGGGAAACATATTATTCCGTAAAAGAAATAATCTCCCCAGAGATGCTGATTTTGAATAATGGATTAAAAATAAGGCTATTGGGCGTGAAAAAGAGACCAGAGAAGAATGAAGAGGCGGTTCAATTTTTGAGGGAAAAAACCCGCGGACAAAAGGTATTCCTAAAGTTTGACGCCATAAAATACGATGATGAAAATAACTTGCTCTGCTATCTTTATTCGTGGAACAAGACCTTTTTAAATGCCCATTTGATTAAAAATGGTTTGGCTGATGTAGATATCACGTTTGATTATAAATACAAGTCAAAATTTTTAGAATATAAAAGGAGGATGAAAACATGA
- a CDS encoding Rrf2 family transcriptional regulator: MRLSCRGRYVTRAMIELALHHGKEPLPIRIIEKNQGISKKYLTQLMGNLKLAGLVRVVRGKNGGYMLTRHPSEITLADILYSVEGDMSLIDCVKDHRLCYRSSECISLPTWVELSQLIKNYLQSITLADVLKKGILSQVSDGEAK, encoded by the coding sequence ATGCGACTGTCTTGCAGAGGAAGATATGTTACTCGAGCCATGATTGAACTTGCGCTCCATCATGGGAAAGAACCACTCCCGATAAGAATCATAGAGAAAAATCAGGGCATTTCGAAAAAATACCTGACCCAATTGATGGGTAATCTGAAACTGGCCGGACTTGTAAGAGTCGTCAGGGGAAAAAACGGGGGATACATGCTTACCCGCCACCCTTCAGAAATTACCTTAGCCGACATTCTGTATTCTGTCGAGGGAGATATGTCACTCATTGACTGTGTTAAGGACCACAGATTATGCTACCGGTCTAGTGAATGCATATCGCTTCCAACCTGGGTCGAGCTTAGCCAGTTGATCAAGAACTATTTGCAATCCATCACCTTGGCAGACGTTCTTAAAAAAGGAATTTTGTCACAAGTGTCTGATGGGGAGGCAAAATAA
- the mnmA gene encoding tRNA 2-thiouridine(34) synthase MnmA codes for MKRVLAAMSGGVDSSVAAFLLKEEGYEVTGVTMCLGVREAKGIGCCGQDAIEDARRVCDRLGIPHYVMDFSRDLDEKVIGKFIAEYLRGRTPNPCIDCNRYIKFGTLWEKGITSGFDFIATGHYAKIERDQEGYSLKRPRDRRKDQTYFLYPIKYNKLKSILFPLAPFTKEEVRDMARKAGIQVAGKRESQDICFVTQKDYRTFMSEKTQGLKSGPIMDVKGNTLGRHKGIVFYTIGQRGGLGISHRVPLYVVSIDVERNRIIVGEKKDLKAKELIAGDLNILARHWPSVVYARIRYRKREARCTISFENNKLRVLFDEEQEAITPGQSVVCYHDNRVLGGGIIEEVLDGNC; via the coding sequence ATGAAAAGGGTACTGGCAGCGATGAGTGGTGGGGTGGACTCCTCTGTGGCCGCCTTTCTGCTGAAGGAGGAGGGTTATGAAGTCACGGGTGTGACGATGTGTCTTGGTGTCAGAGAAGCGAAAGGGATAGGGTGTTGCGGACAGGATGCCATAGAGGATGCAAGGAGAGTCTGTGACAGGCTCGGAATCCCCCACTACGTGATGGACTTTTCGAGAGATCTTGACGAAAAGGTTATCGGTAAATTTATTGCCGAATATCTACGGGGGAGGACACCCAATCCCTGTATAGATTGCAACAGATACATAAAATTTGGCACCCTCTGGGAAAAGGGGATTACTTCCGGCTTTGATTTTATCGCTACCGGCCACTACGCAAAGATAGAAAGAGATCAAGAGGGGTACTCTTTAAAAAGACCGAGGGACAGACGGAAAGACCAAACCTATTTTCTCTATCCCATTAAATACAATAAGCTAAAATCTATCCTTTTCCCTCTGGCTCCCTTCACCAAGGAAGAGGTACGGGACATGGCAAGAAAAGCAGGTATACAGGTAGCCGGGAAACGGGAGAGCCAGGATATCTGTTTTGTGACCCAGAAGGACTACCGAACATTTATGTCAGAGAAAACACAGGGGCTAAAATCCGGTCCGATTATGGATGTAAAGGGAAACACGCTGGGAAGGCATAAGGGGATCGTTTTTTACACTATCGGTCAGAGAGGTGGCCTGGGAATCAGCCACAGAGTCCCGCTTTATGTGGTTTCCATAGATGTTGAGAGGAATCGGATCATCGTGGGCGAGAAAAAAGACTTAAAAGCGAAAGAACTTATCGCAGGAGATTTGAACATCCTTGCCAGACACTGGCCATCCGTGGTTTATGCCAGGATAAGATACAGAAAAAGAGAGGCCCGGTGCACGATCTCTTTTGAGAATAATAAACTCAGGGTTCTATTTGATGAAGAACAGGAGGCCATAACCCCGGGGCAGTCAGTGGTGTGTTACCATGACAACCGTGTCCTGGGAGGGGGAATCATTGAAGAGGTTTTAGATGGAAATTGTTGA
- a CDS encoding MjaI family restriction endonuclease — translation MPKEWIINQANMRWQFNRPRNVGKVSEEIRKCVPKSLEDWEEYYYQKVYPKKHLEDLGRKLYIKISEVCQAEIESITEQDCTDFVINLVINRTYDGYQSEIQTIYGQLQHALGVRVEPAPDKWDRGYNMDFFIKVKDKYIGLQIKPAGYAYITQIINELEFQKKTHERFTAKYGGRVFYIISVKDGKKKVIYNPEVIEEIQKEIERLKKE, via the coding sequence ATGCCTAAAGAATGGATTATAAACCAAGCAAATATGCGCTGGCAATTTAACAGACCCAGGAATGTCGGAAAAGTTTCGGAAGAGATAAGAAAATGTGTTCCCAAATCTTTGGAGGATTGGGAGGAGTATTACTATCAAAAAGTCTATCCCAAGAAGCATTTAGAGGATTTAGGGCGGAAGCTCTACATAAAAATTAGCGAGGTGTGTCAAGCCGAAATCGAGAGTATAACGGAACAAGATTGCACAGATTTTGTTATCAACCTGGTAATTAATCGAACTTACGATGGGTATCAGTCTGAGATACAGACCATTTATGGGCAACTGCAACATGCACTGGGCGTTAGAGTAGAACCAGCACCAGACAAATGGGATAGGGGATATAATATGGATTTTTTCATCAAGGTAAAGGATAAATATATCGGGCTTCAAATTAAACCTGCGGGATATGCTTACATTACGCAAATCATTAATGAGTTAGAGTTCCAGAAAAAGACGCATGAAAGATTTACCGCCAAATATGGTGGCAGAGTCTTTTATATCATTTCAGTGAAGGATGGGAAAAAGAAAGTTATCTATAATCCGGAAGTAATTGAAGAAATCCAAAAGGAGATTGAGAGATTGAAGAAAGAATGA
- the nadA gene encoding quinolinate synthase NadA: MEIVEEIRSLKRERNAIILAHNYQIPEVQDVADYVGDSLGLSIKAAGTDADVIVFCGVFFMAETAKILSPQKTVLIPDRNAGCPMANMINADQLRGLKAKHPQAKVLCYVNTTAEVKAECDLCCTSANAVRMVTDVLRNEREIIFVPDKYLADYVSLQTGRNFIVWKGFCPTHVRILVEDILKQKSLHPEAEIVVHPECTPPVIKVADRVFSTEGMCKYARESRAKELIIGTETGILHRLRKENPDKVFYPASELAVCPNMKLTTLEKVLWSLQGLHHEVVVPEEVISRAKQSIQRMLRNGITI; the protein is encoded by the coding sequence ATGGAAATTGTTGAAGAAATCAGGAGTCTGAAGAGAGAGAGGAACGCTATCATCCTGGCACACAACTACCAAATTCCCGAGGTTCAGGATGTGGCGGATTATGTGGGAGATTCCCTGGGCCTGAGTATCAAGGCCGCAGGGACAGATGCGGATGTTATCGTGTTCTGTGGTGTTTTTTTCATGGCAGAGACGGCAAAGATACTGTCACCTCAAAAGACGGTTCTCATCCCTGACAGGAATGCAGGCTGTCCCATGGCAAATATGATCAATGCTGATCAACTCAGGGGCTTAAAGGCAAAACACCCCCAGGCGAAGGTATTATGCTACGTGAATACCACAGCGGAGGTGAAGGCAGAATGTGATCTGTGCTGTACATCGGCAAATGCCGTCAGGATGGTAACGGATGTTCTGAGAAATGAAAGAGAAATCATCTTTGTTCCCGACAAATACCTTGCCGATTACGTTTCCCTACAAACCGGTCGGAATTTCATCGTCTGGAAAGGATTCTGTCCTACACATGTCAGAATCTTAGTTGAAGATATTCTAAAGCAGAAGAGTTTACATCCGGAGGCAGAGATCGTTGTCCATCCCGAGTGCACGCCGCCAGTTATCAAGGTAGCTGACAGGGTATTTTCTACAGAGGGAATGTGTAAATATGCGAGAGAATCCAGGGCAAAAGAGCTCATTATCGGCACAGAAACCGGCATCCTCCATCGTCTGAGGAAAGAGAACCCGGATAAAGTTTTTTATCCTGCCTCGGAACTTGCCGTATGCCCGAATATGAAACTCACCACTTTAGAGAAAGTTCTGTGGTCACTCCAGGGGTTGCATCATGAGGTCGTCGTGCCGGAGGAAGTCATCTCCCGGGCGAAGCAGAGCATACAGAGAATGCTAAGAAATGGTATTACCATCTAA
- a CDS encoding MFS transporter: MFKPWRLHYGWIVVAGATLATAASGGVFYSFGVFFQPLQGEFGWTRATTASINTIWLISFAVSGYFMGWLTDVRGPRFALLLGAILTGAGFALSSRADSLSYFYLSYTLTGIGTAATWSPPLAVVQRWFDRKRGLALGIVASGVGIGTMVLSPLLSWFISSYGWRDAYIGLGVLCFVTMAVAALTMVRSPQEKGILPYGAEPRRMTSAIDDLTESSPQVGAPASREYWTLSAAVRTTAFCYILSIYMLSLVPVYMIPAHIVRFATDRGVTALVAASALGAFGIGGTIARAGGGALSDVLGWTKGIALFSFLTALPVFALVGIHDAAAIFGTMLALGVFAGARVPLIPGLLGYYFGRDYLARLIAITHGSAVLLASGSPILAGFIFDRTGSYVIPFSIAGFCAVGAGLLALLTRRPHTSHS; the protein is encoded by the coding sequence ATGTTCAAACCATGGCGACTTCACTACGGATGGATTGTAGTTGCAGGGGCAACCCTCGCCACTGCTGCCTCTGGTGGTGTCTTTTATAGTTTTGGTGTATTTTTTCAGCCTCTACAAGGAGAATTTGGCTGGACGCGAGCTACCACCGCATCGATAAACACTATATGGCTGATTAGCTTCGCGGTCTCAGGATATTTCATGGGGTGGTTGACCGATGTGCGTGGACCGAGATTTGCCCTCCTCCTGGGTGCTATCCTCACGGGTGCCGGTTTTGCCCTGAGCAGCCGTGCCGACTCCCTGAGTTACTTCTACCTCTCCTATACTCTTACAGGCATTGGGACAGCAGCGACCTGGTCACCGCCTCTGGCGGTAGTGCAGCGGTGGTTTGATAGAAAACGCGGGTTGGCATTGGGGATAGTTGCCTCTGGCGTGGGAATAGGAACCATGGTCTTAAGCCCGCTATTGAGCTGGTTCATAAGTTCTTACGGCTGGCGTGACGCATACATAGGTCTGGGTGTACTTTGCTTTGTGACGATGGCTGTAGCTGCCCTGACTATGGTACGAAGTCCACAGGAAAAAGGAATACTGCCCTATGGTGCCGAGCCGCGACGAATGACGTCTGCCATTGATGACCTGACAGAGTCCTCTCCCCAGGTGGGGGCACCAGCCAGCAGGGAGTACTGGACTCTCAGTGCTGCTGTCAGGACAACGGCTTTTTGCTACATATTGAGCATATACATGCTCAGTTTGGTACCAGTCTACATGATCCCTGCGCACATCGTCCGATTTGCTACTGATAGGGGTGTAACAGCACTGGTGGCGGCAAGTGCATTAGGAGCGTTCGGGATTGGAGGCACCATTGCCCGCGCTGGCGGAGGAGCCCTTTCGGATGTGCTGGGATGGACGAAAGGAATTGCCCTGTTCTCCTTTCTCACCGCACTGCCTGTCTTTGCTTTAGTAGGGATACACGATGCGGCTGCAATCTTCGGCACCATGCTTGCTCTTGGCGTGTTTGCCGGAGCCCGTGTACCGCTGATCCCCGGCCTGTTGGGATACTATTTCGGTAGGGACTATCTGGCCAGGCTAATCGCAATCACCCACGGGTCGGCTGTGCTCCTGGCATCGGGGAGTCCTATCCTCGCAGGTTTCATCTTCGACCGTACCGGTAGCTATGTTATTCCCTTCTCCATAGCAGGGTTCTGCGCCGTGGGTGCAGGGCTTCTTGCTCTGCTGACACGCCGACCCCATACGAGCCATTCTTGA